Proteins from one Candidatus Rokuibacteriota bacterium genomic window:
- a CDS encoding amidohydrolase family protein: MAYDLLIKNGLLVDGTGAPARRADVAIVGGTIAEIGHVTGGATKVIDAADLVVAPGFIDPHTHYDAQICWDGAVTPSSWHGVTSVIMGNCGVGIAPCRPTAREVAMRDLVNVEAIPFDVLNMGITWDWETFPEFLEAAARRRPSLNLGFLAPLTPFRHWVMGEASIERAATPDETVQIKALLGEAIDAGAFGFSTTILNQHLGFQGRPLACRNASRDELTAYANALKERGKGAIEIALTRKIAVMDDEEYDLLDLLLRESGQHVTFLALFDRDDIPEAVRDTLRKAAPLIARGARPQTSPLPLTRDINMRSPFSFAAFPSWNRVFVDKSKAAQAAVYADPAFRNQFREELKQPMAFGNWARINVHEVKSPALKALEGRAIADIAREQGKDGVDAFLDLTLQDDLEIEFTMASFNTRVDRMTEILNDKSVLVALGDGGAHVDMLCDAGYPTYLLGTWVRERQALTLEEGVRRLTSDPAEVFGIRDRGRLAPGLAADVAIFGAARVGSTNRGERRFDLPGGAKRMVMPSRGVEYTVVNGAVTWADRKLTGAAAGQVLRS, from the coding sequence ATGGCCTACGACCTGCTGATCAAGAACGGCTTGCTGGTGGACGGCACGGGGGCGCCGGCGCGCCGGGCCGATGTGGCCATTGTGGGCGGCACGATCGCCGAGATCGGCCACGTGACGGGCGGCGCGACGAAGGTGATCGATGCCGCCGACCTCGTGGTCGCGCCGGGCTTCATCGACCCGCACACCCATTATGATGCCCAGATCTGCTGGGACGGCGCGGTGACCCCGTCGTCGTGGCACGGCGTCACGAGCGTCATCATGGGCAACTGCGGCGTGGGCATCGCGCCGTGCAGGCCCACGGCGCGCGAGGTCGCCATGCGCGACCTGGTCAACGTCGAGGCGATTCCGTTCGACGTCCTCAACATGGGCATCACCTGGGACTGGGAGACCTTCCCGGAATTCCTCGAGGCCGCGGCGCGGCGGAGGCCGTCGCTCAACTTGGGCTTCCTGGCGCCCCTGACCCCGTTCCGCCACTGGGTGATGGGCGAGGCGTCGATAGAGCGAGCCGCGACGCCCGACGAGACCGTGCAGATCAAGGCGCTGCTCGGCGAGGCGATCGATGCCGGCGCGTTCGGCTTCTCGACGACGATCCTCAACCAGCACCTGGGCTTCCAGGGCCGCCCGCTCGCGTGCCGCAACGCCAGCCGCGACGAGCTCACGGCGTACGCCAACGCGCTCAAGGAGCGCGGCAAGGGCGCCATCGAGATCGCCCTGACCCGCAAGATCGCGGTGATGGACGACGAGGAGTACGACCTGCTCGACCTCCTCCTGCGCGAGAGCGGCCAGCACGTGACGTTCCTGGCGCTCTTCGACCGCGACGACATCCCGGAGGCGGTGCGCGACACGCTGCGCAAGGCGGCGCCGCTCATCGCCCGCGGTGCGCGGCCGCAGACCTCGCCGCTGCCGCTGACGCGCGACATCAACATGCGCAGCCCGTTCTCGTTCGCGGCGTTCCCCTCCTGGAACCGGGTGTTCGTCGACAAGTCGAAGGCGGCCCAGGCCGCCGTCTACGCCGACCCCGCCTTCCGCAACCAGTTCCGCGAGGAGCTGAAGCAACCGATGGCCTTCGGCAACTGGGCGCGCATCAACGTGCACGAGGTCAAGTCGCCCGCGCTGAAAGCGCTCGAGGGCCGCGCGATCGCGGACATCGCCCGCGAGCAGGGCAAGGACGGCGTCGATGCCTTCCTGGACCTGACCCTCCAGGACGACCTCGAGATTGAGTTCACCATGGCCTCGTTCAACACGCGGGTCGACCGCATGACGGAGATCCTGAATGACAAGAGCGTGCTGGTGGCGCTGGGCGACGGCGGGGCGCATGTCGACATGCTGTGCGACGCGGGCTACCCGACGTATCTCCTCGGCACCTGGGTGCGCGAGCGCCAGGCGTTAACGCTGGAGGAAGGGGTGCGGCGGCTCACTTCGGATCCGGCCGAGGTCTTCGGCATCCGGGACCGCGGCCGGCTCGCCCCCGGGCTCGCCGCCGACGTCGCCATCTTCGGCGCGGCCCGCGTGGGCTCGACCAACCGCGGCGAGCGGCGCTTCGACCTGCCCGGCGGAGCCAAGCGCATGGTCATGCCGTCGCGCGGCGTCGAGTACACCGTGGTCAACGGCGCGGTGACCTGGGCGGACCGCAAGCTCACCGGCGCGGCCGCGGGCCAGGTGCTGCGCTCCTGA